The following is a genomic window from Anas acuta chromosome 26, bAnaAcu1.1, whole genome shotgun sequence.
TAGGGACTTCCCCAGTGAGCAGTGTTGGCCAACACCTGGCGGAGCACCCAAAGAACATAGCTGGAAGGTATTTAAATGATTCCTGTCACTGAGAGATGGCCAGCAGACCCTCAGTGAACACTACTGGCCAACCCGTTCACTACCAATAGGCATCACTGGCCAGCACCCAGTGTCCCAAGGGACACTTCTTCTACACATGCCAACTGCAGGCCAGTGACTCCTCCATGGGAGCGTCAGTGGGCACTCAGTGGGCACCACTGGCTAATGCAAGGGGCTATGAGGGCAGAGGAAAGCAGGTGTCCGAGAGGAGAGGTCTCACCTCCAGGTGTCAGCAGACAGGTCATAGCACTCCACCGTGTCTGTGCAGTACAGGTCACCTGAGCTGCCCCCCAGGGCATAGATGAAGCCCCCAAGTGCCACAGCAGCGAAGTAGCTCCGCCCGCAGGTCATGCTGGCCAGGCGCTCCCAGGAGTCGTCCATGGGCCGATACCTGGTGTTGAAAGGACATGGGGGCAAGAGACTAGCCATTACCCACAGTGGCATGAGGTGGCGTTGGCACTGCTGAGGACAGCAAACCACCCACAAGCAACCAACCCCATAATGCCCTGGAGACCCTTGCATAGAAACATCCTCCCCCCTCCAGCAATACGGATCCCGTAAGGCTGTGAGGCCACATATCCTGGTGGGGACCTCCCTGCCTTGTCCCCTACAAGTCCTGTAACATCCCCAGGTGGGATAGCTCCACAGGGACAGGAAGATCCCAGTCCAACAGATAACCAAAATACCACAGAGCCTTGGGTCCATGTGGTAGCTCTTGCTCCCCCAATAATTCCAATCCCACAGGACGCCTCTCGGTCCCCTGTAGCCCTCACCTGTAAACACTGGCCAGGGTGTCATGGACCCCATAGTAGCGCTTTCCACCCAGGACGTAGAGGATGTTGCCTACCACAGCTACAGCATGGCGGAAGCGTGGACCGTCAGGAAAGTCCCCCAGTGCCCTCCACTCCACACGCTtcaccagccccacagcactgAGGTAGCGGTGGGCAAACCAGAGGTGCCTGCTGGGCTTCCGAGCAGCCATGTTGGTTGTCAGTTTGTCTCCACCACAGACCACCAGCACCTCTTGCAAGGAACGCACCCGGCACGGCAGCTGGGCCTCCGAGTTCAAACTTGCTATCATGAGCTGGCGGAGGAGGCCTGGGTCAGCTGCCCCTGCGGCCACCGACTGGACCTTCTTCAGCTCCTGACCGGACATGAGGGCAAAGCGAACAGATGACAAGACTTCCTTGGCTATGTCCTCTTGGCCATCTCCATTGGCCACGAGCCACCGGGATGCTGCTTCCAAAGCCTCCAGTTCATTGAGGACATTGAGACCATCAGAGCGGAGGAGGTGGATCAGGAGGTGTGCAGGAAGCTCCAGGAAGGCCGGTGTGGTCACCACAGAGGGGAAGGTGGCCAAGATGTAGTCCTCTGCCACGCGGCTCACCTGGGCCAGCCCATAGGCCACAGCAAAGGCCAACACATCCAGACCAGTTTCTGGGGTCAGGCCATGGGTGAAAACATCCAGGCAGAGGGTGAGGAGCCCCCAGGCCTGGTAGCGCAGGGAGGTCTCGGCTGCCTCCAGGACTACAGGCCATGGTCCGGCCACAGCCCCTGTGTAGgcaaaggagaggaggaggcgcAGCTCCTCTGGGGACAGTCCCGTGGCCAGTGGGGCAGCAGGGTCGTGGGTTGCCTCCCGCATGGGGCAAGTGAAGAGGGCCCGGAAGAAGTCACAGGAGCAGCTCAGGGCCAGGCGCTGAACTAGgtgaaaggagggaaaatgatgggggcaggagggggaccCAGTGTCTGGGTACTGCCCTTTGCACCTTGCAGCCCCCCAGAAGCTCAGGCATCCCCTGCTGGTCCTCCTGCTGACCCGACAGGACCAGACATGGGGCACCTCCAGCTCCCGCCCCACTTCAAGACAGGCACTGGAGACCCTGGCACTGACCCTGTGCACCCACCCTCCCTTCCCGGGGACCTAGGGGTCCCAGCTAGCCCTGCCACCTCCTcaattccctcccttcctccccccgcAAGAGCCCACCCCCGGCTCACCTGGGATAACCTcatcccctgcctgcagctggaggtCGCAACCCAAGCCGCAGGCATGGAGCTTCTCCATGGCTCTGAGAGTCTCCCACTGCTCCTCCAGGGCCTCAGGACCCCCCTCCTGGTGGTCATTCTCCAGCCTGGAGGCACAGGCTGCCACCACCCGGGGGGCCCCCAGAGCCCTtgcagcctcctccacctccttctcTCTGCCACAGGGCATGGTTCCCTCATAGGCAAAGGCCAGCACGGCTCGCCAGCCCCATAGTGTGACCCCCGGTGGAAGGGGGACATGAGAAGGGGGTCCCTGGCGCAGCTCTCTGGTCCTGCCCTCCAGAAAGCGTAGGAAGAAGGAGCTGATGGATGCTAGGACCACGGCATGGGCCACATCACCCTCCGGACCCACAGCCACGTCCACCAGCTGTCCTGCGGTGCGGAGGTCATTGGCGACAGCCAGGAACTGTCCGGCGTGGGTCCCATCCCGCAGTTGccactgggatggggatggcCCCTCTGCAACCCACATCTTGCCTGTGGGAACATAGGGAGCAGAGGTAAGGGTGCCATCCCCACAGCCAGAGCCTCTGGCCAATGGCTGGCACTGCCCCATAGCGAAAGCCACTAGATCCATTGCCAAAGGCTCTAGAGACCACCACCAGGCTCTGCTACTGCCCCACAGCTGAATTTGATGCCCCTTGCTGAAACTGCAGCTCCAGAGATGAATGTGATGCCACCTATCTGCCTCACCACTCAACCCTCTGCTTTACAGCATGGGATGAAGCTACTGAGCCATCGCCAAAGCCAACTGAAagccacagccccacagctgcgTGTCCCCCATCAAAGCTTCTGCCCCATAGCAGAAGCCACGAAGTTCTGGCCCAGCCGTTGCCCCACGTTCAAAACTACTggagcaccaccaccaccaaagcTGCTGacccctgccctgcctctccTTGAAGACACCGCTCCCACCCCTTTGGTGCCCACTGCATGCAGCCACCCGTTGCCCCATAAACCATGCGTGATGCCATGCGTTGTGCGTCCTCTCACACCGTTTGCCGTGCTGCATCGTGCCGACCCTGGCACGGCACATCACGCTGCATGCCCCGTCGCCCCGTGGCACCCCGCGCATCGATTGCGTTGTTGTGGGGTGTCGAGTGTCCTTTGCAGTGCTGCCTGTCGCGTGGCACGTGCCGTGCGCTGCATCCTGCGCTGCCGTGCTGCGCGGTGTGTGGCAATCGCGCACCCGTCCCCCCTTACCGCCTGCCGCAGCTCCAGGACGCTCCTGTGACCCCCCAGGAATGTGTCCGGGTAATTATAGCCCAGCCTGGACACGTGGCCCCAGCAACGGAGCTGGGATGGGCCCAGGCAGAGGGAGGGCCGTGGCCCCTGTCCCCGGGACGGGGCGGTCGGACACTGGGGTTCCCTGAGGACGGCAGGGCAGGAGGACGCCGCTGGGATTATTTTCACCCCTCTCAGGCAAGGAGGGTGCAGGTAGGGCCATAAACCCTGGGTTTAACCCCAACAGGCCGTGCCAGCCTCTGGCCCATCAGATTCCCCCCCCAAACCTTGCTCATTCTTATGGAGCCCCTTCCACAGCCCCCACCAGcatcccccaccccaaaaaagcCCTTGTGTCAGAGCAACGACCCCCCCTGCACCGCCAGCTGTATGGCAGGGAGACACCCCCGCTGTTCTCccaagctgctgcccagccccgcCAACGCCCCCAGAGAAGAGGCAGGGTTCCCCAGCCCACACCAGGGGTCACACAGGGACACCAACAGGGACACGACCCTTGGGGCCCTCACGTGCacccagagcagcacagcctaCCATGGCCGTGACCATGTCCCCACCCCATGCTGCTCCATCCCCAACTCTTCTGACCCTGGATCCCCAAGTCTCCATGTCTGCTGTCCCAACACCCTCCCATCTCGCTGTGCTCCCCTCTCCAACCCTGTTTCCCCTAGTACCCGTGTTTCCCCTCTATGAACTCATATCCCCAGCCCCAAATTTCCTGTCCCTATACCCTCATATTCCCGTGTATCTGGCTCAATTTTCCACGTCCCTAGAGATGAAAGtccattttcttctctgggTCCATTTTCCAGTGCTTATCTACCCCAACTGTAAGATTGTATTTTCTTGTTCTAGCCAGGCACAGTTTCACCTTCTGCAACTTGCACTTATTATTTTCGTCCTTTCACTGTGCACCTGAATCTACCTTTTCTGTAACCACCAACTTGTGAAAAATCCTATTTGATCACTCCATCACCTTCTTTTCTCTGGGCTGAGCAATCCAGTTCTATTAGCCTCTCCTCATGCATCCCACACCTCAACACCCTAAAGCTGTTTGGTGGCCTTTGCTGGATGTGCTGCAGTCTGCACACTGAACATTTGACCACATCTGCTCCACCTCTGAGCTGGAAGACCTCtggagatcccttccaacctcaggtATTTCCCAATTCTTTAGTTGTGGGCTCTAGACTTCCTTAAATGCTTACAGGAGAAAGCAACCAAGCTCCCAGACACTTAGCTACGGGCAAACCATAACCCCTCCACCCCTCAAATTCTTCAACCTTAACCTAAAGCCAAACGTATCAGCTGTGACTCCAGACCCTAACTGACCGACTCAGTAAGGTGCCATCTTGCAGGACAAAATCTTGCAGGACTCAACAGAAACTACACAGCTAAAAAGCCTGACTGAAAACATTAACTCTGCCCCTCAAGTTTGAACACACAATACAGAGAAACAGAGGCAAAGTGACTCATGCATGAAAAAAATTCTCAGCAAGATCAAAACCGTGTTTCAATGCCTTCAGCTTTTTCCACATCTCAGTCCCAACCCTGTAAATAGCTGGATGATGTTAAAATTTAGCGACAACTCATTTGACAGTATCTTTATTATACAATGTCTTATTACATACAGCACTCAAAGGACAGCTTGCACGGAGGAATGGCAACATTTACAGCCTGGGAGGTCCTGTcagcctccagccctcctgTCTACCTATCTTcattaaagcagcagcagctccaaaacCCAAACACGCAATGGTGCCCGTCATGTAACTGcgagctggaaaaaaagaaagaaaaaacaaccaattAAATCAAAAAAGATCTATCAAGACACAAGTACTACGCAGTAGATCTTGACATACTCTGCAATTTTTCATCAGCAGTTCGTGGTCCCTTGACCATATCACTGAGGGCcaagagaaatcagaaaaatgtattttttcaattaaGTTTTCTCATGATTTTGCCTACAGTTTCAACTATAAATATCTATAATCCACTGCCCCGTCTCCTTACACAGGGAATCTTAAATTGCTTACTTCAATGACTAAAACAACAACTGCTGCTTCAAACTCTCATCAGTTTAGCAACCAGGAAAAGTAAAGAGAAATCCTACTTCACCAGAATagcaacttcagaaaaaaaaaaaacacactcagaTCTTTAATACTGAGTCTACAAATGCCTGCAGAAAACAATACTGTGTAAAAATCTGCAGGAATTAATCTAGCCTGACAACATCATGTGAGCAAGAGCCAAAAGATACAGCTCATCCCTCAGACTGCATGAAAAATTCACAAAGCAGATGATAGACTACATTttcaatgtaaaataaattacatctgctgttaagaaaacagatttccacACCTATGTTTTTCATATCCTGCAATTTCAAGTTACAACTTGTAGTTATAATCGTCAGAGCTGGGTCAGCTCCATTTCAAGTTGTAAATCATCTTGCTATCATCTCTGGTCTCCCTCTGTATTTGTAGTATTTGTTTTAGCAGACCTATGCAATGAAGCATCACTGAAACTGGCGTAAAAGGGAATATAGACACAGAGATGAATCTTTACCAAATAAGCCTGACATCAAGATTATTTAACTATTTTCCCTAATACAAACGTTTCTGAAAACAGAGGGCTCATTTCATTGCAGGCATTACCTCTTGCACCTAAGACAACTCCTGTTACACAGCCTCCTATGAAATAGTTCAAAGGATCCTCTGGCTTCTCTCGGATTTGGGCACTGAGGCAGGTAGTCAAGCCAAACACGGCTCCTAGTGTAGCTGTAAACAAAAGGTAAAGAAACCAAATAAACCCCCTCGAGGAACTGAGAATAAAATACAGAGCATATTTTGGAGAAGCATGGTGCCATTCACCAGTTCCACTGGGAGGATAATGAAGCATTAACATCTGCTTATGATTACCTGGGACCATCGTAACCCAGGCACATGATTAGACTCCAGCACTGTCTAAGTCCCATGGGATTCCTTCTGGTACCTCCTCTGGTttagaagcagcacagccacgcTGTGCAGTGCAGATCCTGCACcagcaggtccagctcggtcATGGCTGGAAGGGGCTGTGTGCCACAAGGCTGGCATGTCCGCATGGCTACAGACAAAGGCCACCACGTCCAGCTTGCTTATGAGCTTGGAATTCATAAGAACCCTTGCTCGTGAGGCAATGGGACAGCCCCCAGGCACTCAGCGGGTAAGAGAAGAGAGGAGCAGGTTTCTCTGGAGCACTTTTGCTCAGGATGCAGGAGATAGCAGTGCAGTGTTTATGCTCGTTGCTGAAACTTTGCTCCTGAGCCCCTCTGTACCCAGCCTCGCAGGGAATCAGGTAGAGAAATGCAGGCGGCTCTGCTCTCTTTAAAGGTTGGTTTGCCCTTGCACTTTACATGTACATCCTGCTTTTGCCTACCTGGGACTTGTAAtgatttttagaaaacagaaaaattgacTGAATTTGTAagttactgatttttttaaaaattgattttggtA
Proteins encoded in this region:
- the KLHL33 gene encoding kelch-like protein 33, with protein sequence MWVAEGPSPSQWQLRDGTHAGQFLAVANDLRTAGQLVDVAVGPEGDVAHAVVLASISSFFLRFLEGRTRELRQGPPSHVPLPPGVTLWGWRAVLAFAYEGTMPCGREKEVEEAARALGAPRVVAACASRLENDHQEGGPEALEEQWETLRAMEKLHACGLGCDLQLQAGDEVIPVQRLALSCSCDFFRALFTCPMREATHDPAAPLATGLSPEELRLLLSFAYTGAVAGPWPVVLEAAETSLRYQAWGLLTLCLDVFTHGLTPETGLDVLAFAVAYGLAQVSRVAEDYILATFPSVVTTPAFLELPAHLLIHLLRSDGLNVLNELEALEAASRWLVANGDGQEDIAKEVLSSVRFALMSGQELKKVQSVAAGAADPGLLRQLMIASLNSEAQLPCRVRSLQEVLVVCGGDKLTTNMAARKPSRHLWFAHRYLSAVGLVKRVEWRALGDFPDGPRFRHAVAVVGNILYVLGGKRYYGVHDTLASVYRYRPMDDSWERLASMTCGRSYFAAVALGGFIYALGGSSGDLYCTDTVECYDLSADTWRTCQPLPMALCGHAACALDGALYVSGGCDEAYQCQTALLRYVPGAPATLLAPMNGQRAGHVMEEAGGQLYVAGGLCQRDGQSGYKDQLAFEVYSPKLNIWVLLSPLPQAHVVGGAAVLGGELLVLGGYSHETYRDTHLIHAYQPGTRRWITRGTLPHAYTDLSVCVLTVPSALRGPNCLEVSSRSSDTHRNT
- the NDUFA11 gene encoding NADH dehydrogenase [ubiquinone] 1 alpha subcomplex subunit 11 yields the protein MAGYWDGPEGEECPRRTWLTTRVGAAAGLVGSAYRIILLRPSTAIAALQMAAADSATMATLGAVFGLTTCLSAQIREKPEDPLNYFIGGCVTGVVLGARARSYMTGTIACLGFGAAAALMKIGRQEGWRLTGPPRL